One Spirochaeta africana DSM 8902 genomic window carries:
- a CDS encoding acylphosphatase encodes MRYYLVGNARGLGLTGWVRNRSDGSVECLVQGDRASIRQFLQAARTGPPLAQVDQVKTADAGHQPQLNGFEVRY; translated from the coding sequence ATGCGCTACTATCTGGTTGGTAATGCCCGCGGGCTGGGATTGACCGGCTGGGTTCGCAACCGCAGCGATGGTTCAGTGGAATGCCTGGTACAGGGCGACCGGGCATCCATCCGACAATTTCTGCAGGCTGCCCGCACTGGCCCGCCGCTGGCCCAGGTTGATCAGGTAAAAACCGCGGATGCCGGACACCAGCCGCAGCTGAATGGATTTGAGGTGCGCTACTGA
- a CDS encoding 3-deoxy-7-phosphoheptulonate synthase — translation MDKLVSPRELVAEYPLTETACDTVTRGRTEVERILSGQDDRMLAIVGPCSVHDPAAGLEYAERLAKIKDKVQDDIAVVMRVYFEKPRTKLGWRGLIIDPHLNGSYDIQEGLRQARAFLLQVNELGIPAGSEALDPIVPQYISDLLSWVSIGARTTESQTHREMASGLSMPVGFKNGTDGGIDAAVNAMASCFAPHSFIGIDEDGHTCVLRTTGNSAAHVILRGGRSGPNYHEEDVEDARAMLRTAGLPEAVVVDCSHGNSRKDHTRQSSVLESVVRQRVVGNTAIKGFMLESFLKAGNQPLSSPQELEYGLSITDKCIDIEATEELLCGAQEMLQVQRDPVVGKFHLPIRGRVQA, via the coding sequence ATGGATAAACTTGTTTCGCCCCGTGAACTGGTGGCGGAATATCCGCTGACCGAGACGGCCTGCGACACGGTAACCCGTGGGCGCACCGAGGTCGAACGCATCCTTTCCGGTCAGGATGATCGCATGCTGGCCATTGTCGGCCCATGTTCAGTGCATGATCCCGCAGCGGGGCTGGAGTATGCAGAGCGCCTGGCGAAAATCAAGGACAAAGTGCAGGACGATATAGCGGTCGTCATGCGGGTGTACTTTGAAAAGCCCAGAACCAAGCTGGGGTGGCGCGGGCTGATTATTGATCCCCACCTGAACGGGAGTTATGATATCCAGGAGGGGTTGCGGCAGGCGCGGGCCTTTCTGCTGCAGGTGAACGAGCTGGGGATTCCGGCCGGATCCGAAGCGCTTGATCCCATTGTGCCACAGTATATCTCTGATCTGCTCAGCTGGGTCTCGATTGGCGCCCGTACTACCGAAAGCCAGACCCACCGCGAGATGGCCAGCGGGTTGTCGATGCCGGTCGGATTCAAGAACGGTACCGACGGCGGGATTGATGCTGCGGTAAATGCCATGGCCAGCTGCTTTGCCCCTCACAGCTTTATTGGTATTGATGAAGACGGGCATACCTGTGTGCTGCGAACCACCGGTAACAGCGCAGCCCATGTAATCCTGCGTGGCGGGCGTTCCGGCCCGAACTATCATGAAGAGGATGTAGAGGACGCTCGCGCGATGCTGCGCACCGCCGGTCTTCCCGAGGCGGTAGTCGTGGACTGCAGTCACGGCAACAGCCGCAAGGATCACACCAGGCAGAGTAGTGTGCTCGAGTCGGTGGTTCGCCAGCGGGTTGTCGGCAACACCGCTATCAAGGGCTTTATGCTGGAAAGCTTTCTGAAAGCCGGCAACCAGCCGCTCAGCTCACCGCAGGAGCTTGAGTACGGGCTGTCGATAACCGATAAATGCATCGACATAGAGGCGACCGAGGAGCTGCTGTGCGGGGCGCAGGAGATGCTGCAGGTACAGCGTGACCCGGTAGTCGGCAAATTCCATCTGCCAATTCGAGGGAGGGTACAGGCATGA
- the gnd gene encoding decarboxylating NADP(+)-dependent phosphogluconate dehydrogenase has protein sequence MQADIGLIGLAVMGQNLVLNMSDHGYTVAVFNRTVEKVDRFVEGPAKGHDTILPTRSVAEFVAALKRPRRIMLMVKAGAVVDSFIDMLLPHLQTGDIIIDGGNSHYPDSTRRTRDLAEKGILFIGTGVSGGEEGARRGPSIMPGGNPEAWPAVKPIFQGIAAKTPDGTPCCDWVGKDGAGHYVKMVHNGIEYGDMQLISEAYFLMKHVLGLSNQEMHKIFDDWNTTELDSFLVEITRDILGYKEPDGTYLLDKIMDAAGQKGTGKWTGINALDAGIPVTLIIEAVLARSLSALKDERVQASKLLQGPEHRFDGDTTGFVEDIRKALLASKIVSYAQGYMLIRQASEENNWDIDYGAVAMMWREGCIIRSAFLGNIKEAYDRNPQLPNLLQDEYFRELIHSSQDGWRRVVAQAALSGVPVPTMATALSFYDGYRSERLSANMIQAQRDYFGAHTYERTDKPRGEFFHTNWTGSGGDVAAGSYNV, from the coding sequence ATGCAGGCTGACATTGGACTGATTGGATTAGCGGTTATGGGACAGAATCTGGTACTGAACATGAGCGACCATGGCTACACGGTTGCGGTTTTTAACCGCACGGTGGAAAAGGTTGATCGCTTTGTAGAGGGCCCTGCCAAGGGACATGATACCATACTACCTACCCGTTCGGTGGCGGAGTTCGTTGCTGCCCTGAAACGCCCGCGCCGCATCATGCTGATGGTCAAGGCCGGCGCAGTGGTAGACAGTTTTATCGATATGCTGCTGCCGCACCTGCAAACCGGTGACATTATCATCGACGGGGGGAATTCTCACTATCCTGACTCTACCCGTCGCACCCGGGATCTCGCGGAAAAGGGTATCCTGTTCATCGGGACCGGTGTATCCGGCGGCGAGGAAGGTGCCCGACGCGGCCCCTCGATTATGCCGGGGGGAAACCCCGAGGCATGGCCGGCAGTCAAACCGATTTTTCAGGGTATTGCTGCGAAAACCCCCGATGGCACCCCGTGCTGCGACTGGGTCGGCAAGGATGGAGCCGGCCACTATGTAAAGATGGTGCATAATGGCATTGAGTACGGCGATATGCAGCTGATCAGCGAGGCCTACTTTCTAATGAAGCACGTCCTTGGGCTGTCCAATCAGGAGATGCACAAAATTTTCGATGACTGGAACACCACCGAACTGGACAGTTTCCTGGTCGAGATCACCCGCGACATTCTCGGTTATAAGGAACCCGACGGCACCTATCTGCTGGACAAAATTATGGATGCCGCCGGTCAGAAAGGTACCGGCAAATGGACCGGCATCAACGCCCTGGATGCCGGCATACCGGTTACCCTGATCATCGAGGCTGTGCTGGCCCGCTCTCTCTCCGCCCTGAAGGATGAACGTGTACAGGCATCGAAACTGCTGCAGGGACCGGAGCACCGTTTTGATGGCGACACGACCGGATTTGTGGAGGATATTCGCAAGGCACTGCTTGCCAGCAAGATTGTTTCGTACGCCCAGGGCTACATGCTGATCCGCCAGGCCTCCGAAGAAAACAACTGGGATATCGATTATGGCGCCGTGGCCATGATGTGGCGTGAAGGCTGCATAATCCGCAGCGCATTCCTTGGCAACATCAAGGAAGCCTACGATCGCAACCCGCAGCTGCCGAATCTGTTGCAGGACGAATATTTTCGCGAACTCATCCATTCCTCCCAGGACGGCTGGCGCCGTGTGGTAGCCCAGGCTGCGCTTTCCGGTGTGCCGGTGCCGACAATGGCGACCGCGCTGTCGTTCTACGACGGGTACCGCAGCGAGCGACTCTCGGCCAACATGATTCAGGCACAGCGCGACTATTTCGGTGCCCACACCTATGAACGCACCGACAAGCCGCGGGGTGAGTTTTTTCACACCAACTGGACCGGTTCCGGCGGTGATGTTGCCGCAGGCAGCTACAACGTGTAG
- a CDS encoding DUF3095 domain-containing protein, with translation MDLTEYTQLTPLQSFEAILDASVYQAVPDMWVVIVTDVADSTRAVSNGLYKEVNIAGAAAISAVSNLIGSLDFPFSFGGDGATILLPPALATHALPALGELRARVAAAFGLELRVGSISVGELRGYGADLGVARVALGNRVTQASFEGSGLAVAEQLLKTGRLEPLDVPPGSADISGFSCRWRDVPSAAGETLAIIIMPLGDAPAGRMGTLRKTWRLIESVAGANELHPVRNGTQRMIHRQREINREARLYAGRRRGMRVFLQRLSIRFQLFVVGIALGLHLPLQQHGKDLSRVTADNIIHADFRKYDGQLKLVVSCSTAQREQLLQQLGEMEDQGQLVYGHHISDRAVMTCLIHTRSEQEIHFIDGADGGYTQAAAEIKRKSGVQQPADI, from the coding sequence ATGGACTTGACTGAATATACACAGCTGACGCCTTTGCAGTCTTTCGAAGCTATTCTGGATGCCAGCGTGTACCAGGCAGTGCCGGACATGTGGGTAGTTATCGTTACCGATGTGGCAGACTCGACCAGGGCGGTGAGCAACGGCCTGTACAAGGAGGTCAATATTGCCGGTGCGGCAGCGATCTCTGCTGTCAGTAACCTTATCGGCAGTCTTGATTTCCCTTTCAGTTTTGGTGGTGACGGTGCGACTATCCTTCTGCCGCCAGCACTGGCGACGCACGCATTGCCGGCCTTGGGGGAACTTCGAGCTCGGGTAGCGGCTGCTTTCGGGCTGGAACTCCGGGTTGGCAGTATTTCTGTGGGAGAGCTGCGAGGATATGGTGCCGACCTGGGGGTTGCCCGGGTAGCGTTGGGCAACCGGGTTACCCAGGCGTCGTTCGAGGGCAGTGGGCTTGCTGTTGCAGAACAGCTGCTGAAGACGGGGCGGCTGGAACCTCTGGATGTTCCTCCCGGCAGCGCGGATATCAGTGGGTTCAGCTGCCGCTGGCGAGATGTGCCCTCGGCAGCCGGAGAAACATTGGCGATAATCATCATGCCGCTGGGGGATGCTCCGGCAGGGCGCATGGGTACCCTGCGCAAGACCTGGCGGTTGATAGAGTCGGTAGCAGGTGCCAATGAACTCCATCCGGTGCGCAATGGGACTCAGCGGATGATTCATCGCCAGCGGGAGATAAATCGGGAAGCCAGGCTGTATGCCGGCCGCAGGAGGGGGATGCGGGTCTTCCTGCAGCGGCTGAGTATACGCTTTCAGTTGTTTGTGGTTGGCATCGCTCTCGGCCTGCACCTCCCGCTGCAACAGCATGGGAAAGACCTGTCCAGGGTTACTGCAGACAATATAATCCACGCAGATTTCCGGAAATACGATGGACAGTTGAAGCTGGTAGTCTCATGCAGCACTGCTCAGCGAGAACAGCTGCTGCAGCAGCTGGGTGAAATGGAAGACCAGGGGCAGTTGGTATACGGACATCATATCTCCGACAGGGCAGTAATGACCTGCCTGATCCACACCAGATCAGAACAGGAGATACATTTTATCGATGGGGCAGACGGGGGATATACCCAGGCTGCCGCAGAGATCAAGCGTAAATCGGGGGTTCAGCAGCCCGCGGACATCTGA
- a CDS encoding M23 family metallopeptidase: MMTKAIIIGLTAAVLIAGCATDEVIPERFEPDASYREYLRAMTELGMKDSRIGAAWAAAGEPESASPVRAATPFEERRFLDPREPQALFYLVEGVRGHRLDVHIDGPADAGYFVDVFRLPEEYRPAAAGGAQDEPHPWAEGLHEEAASAGGVQHGSSHVYFEPRRHRYYLVRIQPRVLEGGEFTIQIIADAALAWPVPGTDHTAIWSPFGAPRDGGVRVHHGVDIFAPRHTPLVSISEESYVRQVGQRDRGGNVVSMIDRKRDLLLYYAHLEDQEVELQGQTIPAGTEIGTMGNTGNAITTPPHLHIGIYEGSWGRPVDPWYFLVALDTEPEAPAAAPVELGEYVRVAAAGSRLYAYPGQSSSIIPSPAVTDGRGDGLPPAAFPQREIAYGEVRRDGLSPDTVLQLVGIMHSYAKVLAPDGIRGYLPLSAVASLEGDNAGFTLDDNTTLFERIGGSVVPVAVAAQGSRLRDLGSYENYRLVQTEDGVTGWLH, translated from the coding sequence ATGATGACGAAAGCAATCATAATTGGTCTGACAGCTGCGGTGCTGATTGCCGGGTGTGCAACCGACGAGGTTATTCCCGAACGATTCGAGCCGGACGCCTCCTATCGCGAGTATCTGCGGGCAATGACCGAACTGGGGATGAAGGACTCAAGAATCGGTGCTGCCTGGGCTGCGGCCGGGGAACCGGAATCTGCATCGCCGGTGCGAGCAGCAACCCCGTTTGAGGAACGCCGGTTTCTTGACCCGCGGGAACCGCAGGCCTTGTTTTACCTGGTCGAAGGGGTTCGCGGACATCGCCTTGATGTACACATCGACGGGCCAGCCGATGCCGGGTACTTTGTGGATGTATTCCGGCTGCCCGAGGAATATCGTCCTGCTGCCGCTGGCGGTGCACAGGATGAGCCGCACCCCTGGGCTGAAGGTCTGCACGAGGAAGCCGCCTCCGCCGGCGGAGTGCAGCATGGCAGCAGTCATGTGTACTTCGAGCCGCGCAGACACCGCTATTACCTGGTGCGAATCCAGCCGCGTGTACTTGAGGGTGGGGAGTTCACCATTCAGATAATCGCCGATGCCGCACTTGCCTGGCCGGTTCCCGGTACCGACCATACCGCTATCTGGAGTCCCTTCGGGGCACCACGCGATGGGGGTGTTCGGGTACATCACGGAGTGGATATTTTTGCGCCGCGGCATACCCCGCTGGTATCAATCTCGGAAGAAAGTTACGTCAGACAGGTCGGGCAGCGTGATCGCGGGGGCAATGTTGTCAGCATGATCGATCGCAAGCGGGATCTGCTGCTGTATTATGCCCACCTCGAGGATCAGGAGGTCGAACTGCAGGGGCAGACTATACCGGCCGGCACCGAGATCGGCACCATGGGAAATACCGGAAACGCGATAACCACCCCGCCGCATCTGCACATCGGCATCTACGAGGGCAGCTGGGGACGACCGGTTGATCCCTGGTATTTCCTTGTCGCGCTTGATACCGAGCCGGAAGCGCCAGCAGCCGCTCCGGTCGAGCTGGGCGAGTATGTCCGGGTTGCAGCTGCTGGCAGCAGGCTGTATGCATATCCCGGACAATCCAGCAGTATCATACCCAGTCCGGCGGTCACCGATGGCCGCGGGGACGGCTTGCCGCCTGCCGCCTTTCCGCAGCGGGAGATCGCCTACGGCGAGGTTCGGCGCGACGGACTGAGTCCTGACACGGTACTGCAGCTGGTTGGCATTATGCACAGCTATGCCAAGGTTCTGGCTCCCGACGGCATCCGGGGATACCTGCCGCTGTCGGCGGTTGCCTCTCTCGAAGGCGATAATGCAGGCTTTACCCTGGATGATAACACCACCCTGTTTGAACGAATCGGCGGGAGTGTGGTGCCGGTAGCGGTTGCCGCGCAGGGCAGCCGGTTGCGCGACCTTGGCAGCTACGAAAACTATCGTCTGGTACAGACCGAGGATGGGGTAACCGGATGGCTGCACTAA
- a CDS encoding TIGR00730 family Rossman fold protein gives MAALKVAVYCGSASGSHEGFAREARHLGRCLADAGIGMVYGGAAVGLMGTVADAVLAAGGEVVGVLPQHLADREIAHTGLTRLQIVPDMHSRKALMAELSDAFIALPGGFGTLEELFEVLTWAAIGMHRKPVGLLNSCEYYTPLLDFLGQSGQAGFIRPDALALLHSHHQPQGLLAAMRLQRNPGYTL, from the coding sequence ATGGCTGCACTAAAGGTGGCAGTGTATTGCGGTTCGGCATCCGGCAGCCATGAAGGCTTTGCCAGGGAAGCCCGGCACCTGGGCCGCTGTCTGGCAGATGCAGGTATTGGTATGGTATATGGCGGTGCAGCAGTCGGGCTGATGGGTACGGTAGCAGATGCGGTGCTGGCAGCTGGCGGAGAAGTGGTCGGTGTTCTGCCCCAGCATCTGGCAGATCGGGAAATCGCCCATACCGGGCTCACCCGGCTGCAGATCGTGCCGGACATGCACAGCCGCAAGGCCCTGATGGCGGAACTCAGCGATGCCTTTATCGCGCTGCCTGGCGGTTTTGGTACACTGGAAGAGCTGTTCGAGGTGCTGACCTGGGCAGCAATCGGTATGCACCGCAAGCCGGTCGGATTACTGAACAGCTGTGAATATTATACCCCGCTGCTGGATTTTCTGGGCCAATCCGGTCAGGCCGGGTTTATCCGGCCTGATGCTCTGGCACTGCTGCATTCCCATCACCAGCCGCAGGGCCTGCTGGCGGCCATGCGGCTGCAAAGGAATCCGGGCTACACGTTGTAG